From a single Triplophysa rosa linkage group LG1, Trosa_1v2, whole genome shotgun sequence genomic region:
- the LOC130553792 gene encoding uncharacterized protein LOC130553792, with product MIPRKLPKKNLDGESFMHCIYCQGLFLKKTLWRHVKVCKFKPSDVKPKPGKTRVQALCGFAQPPPPGVTHGLWKLLNAMNQDEVALAARNDWCILELGKHLYNKHGSRVKMHEHIRQKMRELGRLLISAREVTPLKSIKDLIHPKNFMHTVNAVKRTAGYNEETSEYQTASVAVKLGHSLSKIAMLVESHSTISGDKATAKVANSFQQLYQSRWPEYISSSARRTLEEAKWNSPSLLPFTEDVKCLHVYLDEQEKIYRKLLSTQPSSQHWSKLAKITLTQMMLFH from the coding sequence ATGATTCCACGGAAACTGCCTAAAAAGAACCTGGATGGCGAGAGCTTTATGCATTGCATATATTGCCAAGGACTCTTCCTAAAAAAGACTCTGTGGAGACATGTGAAGGTTTGCAAATTCAAGCCATCTGACGTGAAGCCCAAACCTGGAAAAACCCGTGTGCAGGCTCTTTGTGGCTTTGCACAGCCTCCCCCACCAGGTGTGACTCACGGCCTTTGGAAGCTGTTGAATGCCATGAACCAAGATGAAGTGGCACTTGCAGCTAGAAATGACTGGTGCATTTTAGAGCTGGGGAAGCATCTTTACAACAAGCATGGCTCAAGAGTTAAGATGCATGAACATATTCGTCAAAAGATGAGAGAGCTTGGAAGACTCCTAATATCTGCAAGAGAGGTAACACCCCTTAAATCTATTAAAGATCTCATCCATCCCAAAAACTTCATGCATACTGTTAATGCAGTTAAAAGAACAGCTGGATATAATGAAGAAACTTCTGAGTATCAAACAGCTAGTGTCGCTGTGAAACTTGGACATAGTCTAAGCAAAATCGCAATGCTTGTTGAGAGCCACTCTACCATCAGTGGAGACAAAGCAACAGCAAAAGTTGCAAACAGCTTCCAACAACTGTATCAGTCCAGATGGCCCGAATACATTTCCTCATCAGCCCGGCGAACACTTGAGGAAGCGAAGTGGAACTCCCCATCTTTACTTCCATTCACTGAAGATGTTAAATGCCTTCATGTGTATCTTGACGAGCAAGAGAAAATTTACCGAAAACTCTTGTCAACACAGCCTTCGTCTCAGCATTGGTCAAAATTGGCCAAAATAACATTAACTCAGATGATGCTTTTTCATTGA